The genome window TGCCCGATTGATCCTGACCCTCATCGAGGAAGCCCGTAAAAAAGGATATGCAGAAACCCTGTACGGCCGCCGCCGATACCTGAAAGACATCCACTCGCCAAACCGACAACTCCGGCAAGCGGCTGAACGAGTAGCAGTCAATATGCCCATCCAAGGCTCTCAGGCTGATATGATTAAAATCGCCATGATCCGTCTCCAGCGGCGATTGGAGCAAGAAAACCTGAAAAGCCGTATGATCTTACAGGTCCACGATGAATTGCTTTTTGAGGTTCCCGAAGATGAAGTACAGCACATGAAAGCGATCGTCCATAAAGAGATGCAGGAAGCGCTTCCATTATCAGTACCCATCGAAATCGGGATGGGCGTTGGCCCCAACTGGTTAGATGCACATTAATTCGGATGAATGGCTGTGGGCAGAGCTTTAACTGCTAAGTATTTGTGATACAAAGATTTATTAGGTATTGTGGAGCTAATTTATCATCCGAGCATTGATAGATAACCACCTTTTGCATCTGTATTCACACGCGCTTCAAGCAAAAGTGCTGGAGGTTCCATATTTTGTGAAGCCTTAACACAAGAATGCCACCATTTCTTGAATCAGGTATTAAATCATGCATCCTTGAATGCCTTTTTAGGTGAAGCACTTTTTGTTGCCAGTTCAAAGATGTAGATTGCAACCTGCAATATTTGTATTTACAGCCCTTAACCCGTTCTGGACATAAACGCTTTTTATATGCCTTCTAACGGAACGATAAACCTCCGACGTGGATTTGATATTAAGTTGGAGGGAGCAGCATCCAAAACCCTGACCGATCTGGCCATCTCGGCTATTGTGGCCGTTCAACCGCCCGACTTTCCGCACATAATCCCCAAATTGGTGGTGAAACCCGGAGACGAAGTCCAAGCTGGTGCACCACTTTTCCACGACAAAGACCATCCGGAATTATTTTTTACCGCACCCGTGAGTGGCGAAGTGGTAGAAATAGTACGGGGAGAAAAACGGCGGATTTTGGAAGTGCGCATTCTTGCGGATAAAAAAGCGGCCTCCCGTGCCTTTCAACCCATTAACCCCTCTACCCTCTCGCGAGATCAGGTGGTGAACCGCTTGTTAGACAGTGGTGCATGGGTCTTTATTCGTCAACGGCCCTATTCGCTGATTGCCCGCCCGCATGAAAGTCCGAAGGCCATTTTTGTTTCGGGATTTGATTCTGCACCGCTTGCCCCAGACCTTGGCTTCATCTTGGAGCAGTCCGGAAGCCTCTTTCAAACAGGGTTGGACGCACTCGCCAAACTGACGGATGGTAAGGTTCATCTGGGTCTTCCCGTCAATGCCTCTTCTGTTCTACAGCAAGCACAAGGAGTTACAAAAACCGTATTTAATGGCCCCCATCCTGCTGGTAATGTAGGGGTGCAAATCCATCATGTAGATCCGATCAACCCGCAAGAAGTGGTTTGGTATGTCCATGCGCAAGATGTGGTAAATATGGGTAGGCTCTTTGCCGAAGGGGTGTATCGTCCGGAGCGAATAGTGGCTCTTACGGGTTCTGAGGCCACCGAGCGCGGTTACTTCCGTACCGTACAAGGGGTTCATCTGAAAGACTTACTGGCCAATCGGGTAAAAACGGATCAAGTCCGTTTGATTCAAGGCCATGTACTGACGGGGCAAAAGACGTCGCAAGATGCTTTTCTCTCGGCATATACCCATCAAATAACCGCAATTCCGGAAGGCGACCACTATGAATTCCTCGGTTGGCTTACGCCTGGCTTCGACAAACTAAGTCTATCCCGAACCTTCTTTTCTTGGCTGAATAAGAACAAATCCTATCGGTTAGATACCAATTTACATGGTGAAGAACGCGCCTTTGTGGTAACGGGGCAATATGAACAAGTGTTGCCGATGGATATCCTTCCCACCTACTTACTCAAGGCCATCTTGGCCAACGATTTGGAAAAAATGGAGCAACTGGGCATTTATGAAGTCTCGGAAGAAGACTTTGCTCTTTGCGAATTTGTTTGTACCTCCAAAATAAACGTTCAGAAAATCATCTCGGACGGCTTGGAAATGATTCGCAAAGAAGGCTAAGCCCGGCATATTCAACCCACAACGTAAAGAAACGTGAAAGCACTCCGAA of Bacteroidetes Order II. bacterium contains these proteins:
- a CDS encoding Na(+)-translocating NADH-quinone reductase subunit A; amino-acid sequence: MPSNGTINLRRGFDIKLEGAASKTLTDLAISAIVAVQPPDFPHIIPKLVVKPGDEVQAGAPLFHDKDHPELFFTAPVSGEVVEIVRGEKRRILEVRILADKKAASRAFQPINPSTLSRDQVVNRLLDSGAWVFIRQRPYSLIARPHESPKAIFVSGFDSAPLAPDLGFILEQSGSLFQTGLDALAKLTDGKVHLGLPVNASSVLQQAQGVTKTVFNGPHPAGNVGVQIHHVDPINPQEVVWYVHAQDVVNMGRLFAEGVYRPERIVALTGSEATERGYFRTVQGVHLKDLLANRVKTDQVRLIQGHVLTGQKTSQDAFLSAYTHQITAIPEGDHYEFLGWLTPGFDKLSLSRTFFSWLNKNKSYRLDTNLHGEERAFVVTGQYEQVLPMDILPTYLLKAILANDLEKMEQLGIYEVSEEDFALCEFVCTSKINVQKIISDGLEMIRKEG